The Deinococcus humi genome has a segment encoding these proteins:
- the gluQRS gene encoding tRNA glutamyl-Q(34) synthetase GluQRS — translation MNALEGPPVGRFAPSPTGAMHLGNARTALLAWLHSRAHGGRHLLRFEDLDTGRVRGWAYDATHRDLEWLGLDWDAEYLQSERLPLYAEALGRLDTYPCTCTRKEIAAAIQDSAGAPHGEEAVYPGLCRDGSVLAGSDLNRPAARRWRVPERTVCVSDELTGTTLCQSLASEVGDFVLRRNDGVFAYHLAVVVDDAAMGVTDIVRGADLWMATPRQVALQRALGFPTPRYLHVPLMTDFRGERLAKRDGAPPVMALREAGQSPGRVLSELARSLNEPSFIAVPDEITAAELIPLWRETGHFHSMK, via the coding sequence ATGAACGCCTTGGAGGGGCCGCCGGTGGGCCGTTTCGCCCCCAGCCCGACCGGGGCCATGCACCTGGGCAACGCCCGCACAGCGCTGCTGGCGTGGCTGCATTCGCGCGCGCACGGGGGCCGTCACCTGCTGCGTTTCGAGGATCTGGACACCGGGCGAGTCCGGGGGTGGGCCTACGATGCCACCCACCGTGATCTGGAATGGCTGGGGCTGGACTGGGACGCGGAATACCTGCAATCGGAGCGGCTGCCCCTGTACGCCGAGGCCCTGGGCCGTCTGGACACCTATCCCTGCACCTGTACCCGCAAGGAGATTGCCGCTGCCATTCAGGACAGCGCCGGGGCGCCGCATGGGGAGGAGGCGGTCTATCCGGGCCTCTGCCGCGACGGCAGTGTCTTGGCTGGCAGTGACCTGAACCGTCCAGCCGCCCGGCGCTGGCGCGTGCCGGAAAGGACGGTCTGCGTTTCCGACGAGCTGACGGGGACCACCCTGTGCCAGTCGCTCGCCTCAGAGGTGGGGGACTTCGTTCTGCGGCGCAACGACGGCGTCTTCGCCTATCACCTCGCGGTGGTGGTGGACGACGCCGCGATGGGCGTGACCGACATCGTGCGCGGCGCGGACCTGTGGATGGCCACGCCGCGTCAGGTGGCCTTGCAGAGGGCGCTGGGATTCCCGACGCCCCGTTACCTGCATGTTCCCCTGATGACCGATTTCCGGGGCGAGCGTCTGGCCAAGCGGGACGGTGCACCCCCTGTGATGGCGCTGCGCGAAGCCGGGCAATCGCCGGGAAGGGTCCTCTCCGAACTGGCGCGGAGCCTGAATGAACCGTCCTTTATCGCTGTCCCAGACGAGATTACGGCGGCAGAGTTGATCCCGCTGTGGCGCGAGACTGGGCATTTTCACTCAATGAAATAG
- a CDS encoding TSUP family transporter encodes MPGPEVLLYGLPLAFVAGFIDAVAGGGGTITLPTLFFMGLSPAQVVATNKLLAIFGSASSTFQYWRRGHVELALIVRLLPPALIGSAFGAYLVHFVNPDAFRTVIGVVILGVGALVLVNKRFGLEDRYPGLTARTLALTLPGAFIIGIYDGFLGPGTGTFLMFMFALAGFNLVGASGNARTINLATNLGAFIFFLIGGKMVFWIGLPMGVANALGATLGARMAMLRGSAFVKWIYGGIVLVVAARLFLGG; translated from the coding sequence GTGCCCGGTCCCGAAGTCCTCCTGTACGGTCTGCCCCTGGCCTTTGTGGCCGGATTCATCGACGCGGTGGCGGGTGGCGGCGGTACCATCACGCTGCCGACGCTGTTTTTCATGGGCCTGTCCCCGGCGCAGGTGGTGGCGACCAACAAGTTGCTGGCCATCTTCGGCTCGGCCAGTTCCACTTTCCAGTACTGGCGCAGGGGGCATGTGGAACTGGCGCTGATCGTGCGCCTCCTGCCACCGGCTCTAATCGGCAGCGCCTTTGGCGCGTATCTTGTGCATTTCGTCAACCCGGACGCCTTCCGCACCGTGATCGGCGTGGTGATCCTGGGGGTGGGCGCATTGGTGCTGGTCAACAAGCGTTTTGGCCTGGAAGACCGTTACCCCGGCCTGACCGCTCGCACACTGGCCCTGACGCTGCCCGGCGCGTTCATCATCGGCATCTATGATGGCTTCCTCGGCCCCGGCACTGGCACATTTCTGATGTTCATGTTCGCGCTGGCGGGCTTCAACCTGGTGGGCGCGAGCGGCAATGCCCGGACCATCAATCTTGCCACCAATCTGGGCGCGTTCATCTTCTTCCTGATCGGCGGCAAGATGGTTTTCTGGATCGGTCTGCCGATGGGCGTCGCCAACGCCCTGGGGGCCACACTCGGGGCGCGGATGGCGATGCTGCGCGGCAGCGCCTTCGTCAAGTGGATTTACGGGGGCATCGTGCTGGTGGTGGCGGCGCGGCTGTTTCTGGGAGGCTAG
- the msrA gene encoding peptide-methionine (S)-S-oxide reductase MsrA: MTDATITPTSQIPSPESTGPQQAILAGGCFWCTEAVMQQVRGVQKIESGYIGGHTPHPDYRSVCSGETGHAEAVRVTFDPQQVSYKDLLGLFFATHDPTSLNRQGADIGTQYRSAVFPVTPEQERETREVMADLDAQGVFDRPIVTSIEPATEFHVAEDYHQNYYADNSRQPYCVAVIAPKVAKLRKEYAEKLNA; encoded by the coding sequence ATGACAGACGCCACTATTACCCCCACCAGCCAGATCCCGTCACCCGAATCCACGGGGCCGCAGCAGGCCATCCTGGCGGGCGGCTGCTTCTGGTGCACCGAGGCCGTGATGCAGCAGGTGCGCGGCGTGCAGAAGATCGAGAGCGGTTACATCGGCGGCCACACGCCCCACCCCGATTACCGCAGCGTGTGCAGCGGAGAGACCGGCCACGCCGAGGCCGTGCGCGTGACCTTCGATCCGCAGCAGGTCAGTTACAAGGATCTGCTGGGCCTGTTCTTCGCCACCCACGACCCGACCTCTCTGAACCGCCAGGGCGCGGACATCGGCACCCAGTACCGCAGTGCCGTCTTTCCCGTGACGCCTGAGCAGGAGCGCGAGACCCGCGAGGTCATGGCCGATCTGGACGCACAGGGCGTGTTTGACCGGCCCATCGTAACCAGCATCGAACCGGCCACCGAATTCCATGTCGCCGAGGACTACCACCAGAACTATTACGCGGACAACTCGCGCCAGCCCTACTGCGTGGCCGTGATCGCGCCCAAGGTGGCCAAGCTGCGTAAGGAATACGCCGAGAAGCTGAATGCCTGA
- a CDS encoding UbiA family prenyltransferase gives MRARVLTTSSTLPLRRLLVVSRPALWINTVGTLVTGVWLTGRLYTLDPGVLALLLYLTLPFNLLIYGLNDLSDREEDARSSRKGGWQGARLSVAEGRPLLAMTLAINLPALALLGVMLPPAASALLALSAVLFAAYSLPPLRLKGRPFLDGLSNVAYALPLALPALALDTPVPWWPLLALMAYSVGKHAFDAAQDIPADREAGTRTVATVLGVRGTAAYALAWFAVAGALLLPVSLLTAAALWLTCGGMALALLRDPTPGRATALYPLSIVTPWIVGAVAGVRLVYLLARGLWTGL, from the coding sequence ATGCGAGCGCGCGTCCTGACCACATCCAGCACCCTGCCCCTGCGCCGACTGCTGGTCGTGTCGCGCCCCGCACTGTGGATCAACACGGTGGGCACGCTGGTCACCGGCGTGTGGCTGACAGGGCGGTTGTACACCCTGGACCCCGGCGTGCTGGCGCTGCTGCTATATCTAACCCTCCCGTTCAACCTGCTGATCTACGGCCTGAATGACCTCTCGGACCGTGAGGAAGACGCCCGCAGTTCCCGCAAGGGCGGCTGGCAGGGCGCGCGGCTGAGCGTGGCCGAGGGCAGACCTCTGCTCGCCATGACGCTGGCAATCAACCTGCCCGCGCTGGCGCTCCTCGGGGTCATGCTGCCGCCCGCTGCTTCCGCGTTGCTGGCCCTCTCTGCCGTCCTGTTTGCGGCCTACAGCCTGCCACCGCTGCGCCTGAAGGGCCGCCCTTTCCTGGACGGCCTGAGCAACGTGGCGTACGCCCTGCCGCTGGCGCTGCCCGCTCTGGCGCTGGACACCCCTGTGCCGTGGTGGCCGTTGCTGGCGCTGATGGCGTACTCGGTGGGCAAGCACGCCTTCGACGCCGCGCAGGACATCCCAGCGGACCGCGAGGCGGGCACGCGCACAGTGGCGACGGTGCTGGGCGTGCGCGGAACAGCGGCGTATGCGCTGGCGTGGTTCGCGGTGGCCGGGGCGCTGCTGCTGCCGGTGTCGCTGCTGACCGCCGCCGCGCTGTGGCTCACCTGCGGCGGCATGGCGCTGGCCCTCCTGCGTGACCCCACGCCGGGGCGGGCGACTGCGCTTTACCCGCTGAGCATTGTGACCCCGTGGATCGTGGGCGCGGTGGCGGGCGTGAGACTGGTTTATCTGCTGGCGCGCGGGCTGTGGACCGGCCTCTGA
- a CDS encoding phytoene desaturase family protein, with translation MDRPLKATLDVGILGGGLAGLALAALLAGRGQRVTVYERDRAGGKLRRERVGDLDFDTGPSLFTFPDVWRTYLRRLGEVDPLHLEPLAGGLGIHHTPYGAVPLPVPPDHGLHAAWESYRARVQPLAPHIVPLLTTPPWLTDPAFLRASRALFAVTGPHPTTEGWIHARRFPRVLAHAIRTHALNAGLSPADAPALYALIPALVGAEVYRPAGGMGTLLDALLGFSTARGVTVREGQEVLRLEDTTIRLGGGETVRHDLLVSAIDPYRLAGLRGLRVTSPPSRRTVSGLAIYAALPEPAPLPVTSVIPPSNFQTFRAALRAGALPPDTLALVHAENRKLAVLLTTPATARPLELDHPWVRAQLGRVERVLGVPGLLATATDFLALTPEHYAAGGHPGGAIYGAALPFWRGGPLHPQPYRLTPQLWQVGTGVHPGGGIPAILGGALMVDRLLTQHR, from the coding sequence GTGGACCGGCCTCTGAAGGCCACGCTCGACGTCGGCATCCTGGGCGGCGGGCTGGCCGGACTGGCGCTGGCAGCCCTGCTGGCAGGCCGGGGCCAGCGCGTCACCGTCTACGAACGGGACCGCGCGGGCGGCAAGCTGCGCCGGGAGAGGGTAGGTGACCTGGATTTCGACACCGGCCCCAGTCTGTTCACGTTCCCAGATGTATGGAGAACGTATCTGCGGCGGCTGGGCGAGGTCGATCCGCTGCATCTGGAGCCGTTGGCGGGCGGCCTGGGAATTCACCACACGCCCTACGGCGCCGTGCCGCTGCCAGTACCACCGGATCATGGATTGCACGCCGCCTGGGAAAGCTACCGTGCCAGGGTTCAGCCCCTGGCACCGCACATCGTTCCGCTGCTGACCACACCCCCCTGGCTGACTGATCCGGCCTTTCTGCGGGCCAGCCGGGCGCTGTTCGCGGTGACTGGCCCCCACCCCACCACCGAGGGCTGGATTCACGCCCGCCGATTTCCACGCGTGCTGGCCCACGCCATCCGCACGCACGCCCTGAACGCGGGCCTCTCCCCTGCCGATGCCCCGGCGCTCTATGCCCTGATTCCGGCGCTGGTGGGGGCGGAAGTGTACCGGCCCGCCGGGGGAATGGGTACATTGCTGGACGCGCTGCTGGGCTTCTCGACCGCTCGCGGCGTGACGGTTCGGGAAGGCCAGGAAGTGCTGAGGCTGGAAGACACCACAATCAGGCTAGGCGGCGGAGAAACGGTCCGGCACGATCTCCTGGTCAGCGCGATCGATCCCTATCGACTGGCAGGGTTGCGAGGTCTGCGGGTCACCTCGCCCCCGTCCAGACGCACAGTGAGTGGGCTGGCGATCTACGCAGCCCTCCCCGAACCCGCACCACTCCCGGTCACTTCCGTCATCCCGCCGTCGAACTTCCAGACCTTTCGCGCCGCCCTGCGCGCCGGAGCCCTGCCGCCCGATACGCTGGCGCTGGTCCACGCCGAGAACCGCAAGCTGGCGGTGCTGCTCACCACTCCCGCCACTGCCCGCCCCCTGGAACTGGACCATCCCTGGGTGCGCGCCCAGCTGGGACGGGTAGAACGGGTTCTGGGGGTGCCGGGGCTGCTGGCCACCGCCACGGACTTCCTGGCGCTGACCCCCGAACATTACGCGGCAGGTGGGCACCCTGGCGGGGCGATTTACGGCGCGGCCCTGCCCTTCTGGCGCGGTGGCCCACTCCACCCGCAGCCCTACCGCCTGACACCTCAGCTGTGGCAGGTCGGCACAGGCGTCCACCCCGGCGGCGGCATCCCAGCGATTCTGGGGGGAGCATTAATGGTCGATCGACTGCTGACCCAGCACCGTTGA
- a CDS encoding S8 family serine peptidase has protein sequence MTYTRSLLAATLALTLAACGQQQTAAPVGSAPATGSSASNEVIAGAYLIGFKQDALRIQSLSQQAVVQAQAITAAGGLLTSQWADISAAAVKLSPAALDKLRANPLVEYVEPDLLRHALGFRSGQSAHPAPAAKPGTPAPVLTAQALYAPSGEYTWGDAALKVADLRAGNYTGAGVAVCIGDTGIDGNHPEFKRGLKGFRNFTPDLNRNDPYSLNDVSHHGTHVSGTVFAQYGAGTGARGLQPGEDVNGVGGAASGVNLYMARVLGDDGSGSSSGIINGVNWCVSQLKSQGGAETKVVVSLSLGGGRASQTEQRAYTAAYNKGALIVAASGNDGASTVSYPAAYTNVLAVGAIDDTNTKASFSNAGTALDIVGPGVAVLSSLPLGQGAAASASAVNVPAFTNVTGADLSAKATVSAGIVAAGGTNNEFCGTGVSNPALSGKIALISRGTCSFEEKTANASRSGAAGVMIYNNAAGPLGMSLTNAYAIPVVGLIQTDGQALLGKLPTSGTVSVTTADYEYFDGTSMATPHVSAAAAVVWAARPTLTNTQLVSALTSTATDLGTAGRDNSYGYGLVNPLKAITGK, from the coding sequence ATGACCTATACACGCTCCCTGTTGGCCGCCACCCTTGCCCTGACCCTCGCCGCCTGCGGGCAGCAGCAAACAGCCGCTCCCGTCGGGTCCGCTCCAGCGACTGGCTCCAGCGCCAGCAATGAGGTCATCGCCGGGGCGTACCTGATCGGCTTCAAACAGGACGCGCTGAGGATACAGAGCCTCAGTCAGCAGGCGGTGGTTCAGGCGCAGGCGATCACGGCGGCGGGCGGCCTGCTGACCAGTCAGTGGGCCGACATCAGCGCCGCCGCCGTGAAGCTGTCGCCCGCGGCGCTGGACAAACTGCGGGCCAATCCGCTGGTGGAATACGTGGAACCTGACCTGCTGCGTCACGCGCTGGGCTTTCGGAGCGGCCAGAGTGCCCACCCGGCCCCGGCTGCCAAACCCGGCACCCCGGCGCCGGTGCTCACAGCGCAGGCGCTGTATGCGCCCAGCGGCGAATACACCTGGGGCGACGCGGCCCTCAAGGTGGCCGACCTGCGGGCCGGCAACTACACCGGAGCGGGCGTGGCGGTGTGTATCGGTGACACTGGAATAGACGGCAACCATCCCGAGTTCAAGCGGGGGCTGAAAGGCTTCAGGAATTTCACGCCGGATCTGAACCGCAACGATCCCTATAGCCTCAACGACGTGTCGCACCACGGCACCCACGTTTCGGGCACCGTCTTCGCCCAGTACGGCGCCGGCACCGGGGCCAGAGGCCTGCAGCCCGGCGAGGATGTCAACGGCGTGGGCGGGGCAGCCTCCGGCGTCAACCTGTACATGGCCCGGGTGCTGGGCGACGACGGCTCGGGCAGCAGCAGCGGCATCATCAACGGGGTCAACTGGTGCGTGTCACAGCTCAAGTCGCAGGGCGGCGCCGAGACCAAAGTGGTGGTCAGCCTCTCGCTGGGCGGCGGGCGGGCCAGCCAGACCGAGCAGCGGGCCTACACCGCTGCCTACAACAAGGGCGCCCTGATCGTGGCGGCGAGCGGAAATGACGGCGCCAGCACGGTGAGCTACCCGGCCGCCTACACCAACGTGCTGGCGGTGGGGGCCATTGACGACACCAATACCAAGGCCAGCTTCAGCAACGCCGGCACCGCGCTCGATATCGTGGGGCCGGGAGTCGCGGTGCTGTCGAGCCTGCCGCTGGGCCAGGGCGCGGCGGCCAGCGCCAGCGCCGTGAACGTGCCAGCATTTACCAATGTCACCGGAGCCGATTTGAGCGCCAAGGCCACTGTCAGCGCCGGCATCGTCGCGGCGGGCGGCACCAATAACGAGTTCTGCGGCACGGGCGTCAGCAATCCGGCGCTGAGCGGCAAGATCGCCCTGATTTCACGCGGCACCTGCAGCTTCGAGGAAAAGACTGCCAACGCCTCGCGCAGCGGCGCGGCCGGTGTGATGATCTACAACAACGCTGCCGGGCCGCTGGGCATGTCGCTGACCAACGCCTACGCCATTCCGGTGGTTGGCCTGATCCAGACTGACGGGCAGGCGCTGTTGGGCAAGCTCCCCACCAGCGGCACCGTCAGCGTGACCACTGCCGATTATGAGTACTTCGACGGAACCAGCATGGCCACCCCGCACGTCTCGGCGGCGGCAGCGGTGGTGTGGGCGGCCAGGCCGACGCTGACCAATACCCAGCTGGTCAGTGCGCTGACCTCTACCGCCACCGATCTGGGCACGGCGGGCCGCGACAACAGCTACGGCTACGGCCTGGTCAATCCGCTCAAGGCGATCACCGGGAAGTAA
- the pruA gene encoding L-glutamate gamma-semialdehyde dehydrogenase has translation MLKIQDYRPQSFIDFTQPENVQAYQAALQKVRAELVGKHYPLVINGERVDTEGKLESVNPCDTSEVVGTTARATVEDAERALDGAWKAFETWKTWEMDARARILLKAATILKARRLEACALMSIEVGKNYAEADVEVAEAIDFLEYYARSAMKYSGFGSSETTWFEGEENGLMSLPLGVGISISPWNFPCAIFLGMLAAPIVAGNCVIAKPAEDAGLIAGFVADIMFEAGLPAGVLQFLPAVGKDVGEYLTTHAKTRFITFTGSRAVGLHINEVAAKVQPGQKWIKKVVLELGGKDGMIVDETADLDVAITAAVQGAFGFNGQKCSAMSRLIVVDAVYDDVVGGFVERASKLKMGTGEDNANVTAVVNEMSFNKVKSYLDLAPQEGKVLLGGEAPGEHGGKQGYYIQPTIVGDVKRDARLAQEEIFGPVVSVIRAKDWADALAIANSTEYGLTGGVCSRDRARLEQARQEFEAGNLYFNRKITGAIVGVQPFGGYNMSGTDSKAGGPDYLANFMQLKTVTERW, from the coding sequence ATGCTTAAAATCCAGGATTACCGTCCCCAGTCCTTTATCGACTTCACCCAGCCGGAGAACGTGCAGGCGTATCAGGCTGCCCTTCAAAAAGTGCGCGCCGAGCTGGTGGGCAAGCATTACCCGCTGGTCATCAATGGCGAGCGCGTGGACACCGAGGGGAAACTGGAATCGGTCAACCCCTGCGACACCTCCGAGGTGGTGGGCACCACCGCCAGGGCCACCGTCGAGGATGCCGAACGCGCTCTGGACGGCGCATGGAAGGCTTTCGAGACGTGGAAGACCTGGGAGATGGACGCCCGCGCCCGCATCCTGCTGAAGGCGGCGACCATCCTCAAGGCCCGCCGTCTGGAAGCCTGCGCCCTGATGAGCATCGAGGTGGGCAAGAACTACGCCGAAGCCGACGTGGAAGTGGCCGAGGCCATCGACTTTCTGGAGTACTACGCCCGCAGTGCCATGAAGTACTCGGGGTTCGGGAGCAGTGAAACCACCTGGTTCGAGGGCGAGGAAAACGGCCTGATGTCGCTGCCACTTGGCGTCGGGATCTCTATTTCTCCCTGGAACTTCCCCTGTGCCATCTTCCTGGGCATGCTGGCCGCGCCCATCGTGGCGGGTAACTGCGTGATCGCCAAGCCTGCCGAGGACGCGGGCCTGATCGCCGGTTTCGTCGCCGACATCATGTTCGAGGCCGGGCTGCCCGCCGGCGTGCTGCAGTTCCTGCCCGCCGTGGGCAAGGACGTGGGCGAGTACCTGACCACGCACGCGAAGACGCGCTTCATCACCTTCACGGGCAGCCGCGCCGTGGGCCTGCACATCAACGAGGTGGCGGCCAAGGTGCAGCCCGGCCAGAAGTGGATCAAGAAGGTGGTGCTGGAACTGGGCGGCAAGGACGGCATGATCGTGGACGAGACGGCCGATCTGGACGTGGCGATCACGGCCGCCGTGCAGGGGGCCTTCGGCTTTAACGGTCAGAAGTGCAGCGCCATGAGCCGCCTGATCGTGGTGGACGCCGTGTACGACGATGTGGTGGGCGGCTTTGTCGAGCGTGCCAGCAAATTGAAGATGGGCACTGGCGAGGACAACGCCAACGTGACCGCCGTGGTCAACGAGATGTCCTTCAACAAGGTCAAGAGCTACCTGGACCTCGCGCCGCAGGAGGGCAAGGTGCTGCTGGGCGGTGAGGCTCCCGGCGAGCATGGCGGCAAGCAGGGCTATTACATCCAGCCCACCATCGTCGGCGACGTGAAGCGCGACGCCCGCCTGGCGCAGGAGGAAATCTTCGGGCCGGTGGTGTCGGTGATCCGCGCGAAGGACTGGGCCGACGCGCTGGCCATTGCGAACAGCACCGAGTACGGCCTGACCGGCGGCGTGTGCAGCCGTGACCGCGCACGGCTGGAGCAGGCGCGGCAGGAGTTTGAAGCGGGGAATCTGTACTTCAACCGCAAGATCACGGGGGCCATCGTGGGTGTTCAGCCCTTCGGCGGCTACAACATGAGCGGCACCGACAGCAAGGCCGGCGGCCCGGACTACCTGGCGAACTTCATGCAGCTCAAGACAGTGACTGAACGCTGGTAA
- a CDS encoding SDR family oxidoreductase: MSVPVIGVTGAPGNIGTPLVRELLRRGARVRVLARQPERARRAFADAPASQIEFGTMEFGRRKTYLGAFDGLERLFVLRPPAVSQVSQHMFPALDVALGAGVRHFALLSLQGADRLPFTPHAQLEKHLAGNGAAYTFLRPSFFMQNLTTTHLPELLKGVIAVPAGNGRTSFVDANDVGEAAAIVMTGSGHENRAYELTGPQALTYHEVASIFTRVTGHLYRYTDPNPVTFYRQMRAHGAGRSETLVMEGIYATARLGLAKHVTDDLPTLLGRPAHSVEDFAHTLPALLQGTASQGESHA, translated from the coding sequence GTGAGCGTTCCAGTGATCGGCGTTACCGGAGCGCCTGGCAATATCGGCACGCCGCTGGTGCGCGAACTGCTGCGGCGAGGCGCGCGGGTGCGCGTGCTGGCCCGGCAACCGGAGCGGGCGCGGCGTGCCTTCGCGGACGCCCCCGCGTCCCAGATCGAATTTGGGACCATGGAATTCGGCAGGCGCAAGACCTATCTTGGCGCTTTTGACGGTCTTGAAAGGCTGTTCGTGCTGCGCCCACCCGCGGTCAGCCAGGTCAGCCAGCATATGTTCCCAGCGTTGGATGTGGCGCTGGGGGCTGGGGTGCGGCACTTCGCGCTGCTGTCGCTTCAGGGGGCCGACAGGCTGCCATTCACGCCGCATGCGCAACTGGAAAAGCATCTGGCGGGCAACGGCGCGGCCTATACTTTCCTGCGCCCCAGCTTCTTCATGCAGAACCTGACCACCACGCACCTGCCGGAGCTCCTGAAGGGCGTCATCGCCGTGCCCGCTGGAAACGGGCGCACCAGCTTCGTGGACGCGAACGACGTGGGCGAGGCCGCCGCCATCGTCATGACCGGAAGCGGCCACGAGAACCGGGCGTATGAGCTGACTGGCCCGCAGGCGCTGACCTACCACGAGGTGGCCAGCATCTTCACCCGCGTCACCGGCCACCTTTACCGCTATACCGATCCCAACCCCGTGACGTTCTATCGCCAGATGCGCGCTCACGGCGCGGGCCGGAGCGAGACGCTGGTGATGGAAGGCATCTACGCCACCGCCCGCCTGGGTCTCGCCAAACACGTCACGGACGATCTGCCTACATTGCTGGGCCGTCCAGCCCACAGCGTCGAGGATTTCGCCCACACCCTTCCCGCACTCTTGCAGGGAACTGCGTCTCAAGGAGAAAGCCATGCTTAA
- a CDS encoding proline dehydrogenase family protein, which yields MIDQIYRKAVLTVSGQKFVEDIVRRQGWGLAQRFVAGEEVDGAIAAVKELQAEGILGNLDLLGEFVASPDKANEFADKVLHLLDAAHAAGVMPYASVKLSAVGQGQTVDGQDLGLTNGRRIVSRAKEYGGFICLDMEDHPRVDQTLAQFRTLAEEFGTQYVGTVLQSYLYRTEEDRASLDDLRPNLRIVKGAYLEPESVAMPDKADVDASYRKLVYAHMKAGNYVNVATHDESIIEDVKHFALAHGIGKDAYEFQMLYGVRRDLQRELAAAGYRVRAYIPYGRDWYPYFSRRIAERPANVMFILRGMLKG from the coding sequence ATGATTGACCAGATCTACCGCAAGGCCGTCCTGACCGTTTCGGGACAGAAATTCGTGGAAGACATTGTCCGCAGGCAGGGCTGGGGCCTGGCGCAGCGTTTCGTGGCCGGAGAGGAGGTGGACGGCGCGATTGCCGCCGTCAAGGAACTTCAGGCCGAGGGCATCCTGGGCAACCTGGATCTGCTGGGGGAATTCGTGGCCTCGCCGGACAAGGCCAACGAGTTCGCCGACAAGGTGCTGCACCTGCTGGACGCCGCGCACGCTGCCGGGGTGATGCCGTACGCCAGCGTCAAGCTGTCCGCCGTGGGGCAGGGCCAGACAGTGGACGGCCAGGATCTGGGCCTGACCAATGGCCGGCGCATCGTGAGCAGGGCCAAGGAATACGGCGGCTTCATCTGCCTGGACATGGAAGACCACCCGCGCGTGGATCAGACCCTGGCTCAGTTCCGCACGCTGGCAGAGGAATTCGGCACGCAGTACGTCGGCACGGTGTTGCAGAGCTACCTGTACCGCACCGAGGAGGACCGCGCCAGCCTGGATGACCTGCGGCCCAACCTACGGATCGTCAAGGGTGCGTATCTGGAACCCGAATCGGTGGCCATGCCCGACAAGGCCGACGTGGACGCCAGCTACCGCAAGCTGGTCTACGCCCATATGAAAGCCGGAAACTACGTGAACGTCGCCACGCACGACGAGAGCATCATCGAGGATGTCAAGCACTTTGCGCTGGCCCACGGAATCGGGAAGGACGCCTACGAGTTCCAGATGCTGTACGGCGTGCGCCGTGACCTGCAGCGCGAACTGGCGGCGGCGGGCTACCGCGTGCGGGCCTACATCCCATATGGCCGTGACTGGTACCCGTACTTCTCGCGCCGCATCGCCGAGCGCCCGGCCAACGTGATGTTCATCCTGCGGGGGATGCTCAAGGGGTGA
- a CDS encoding GntR family transcriptional regulator codes for MIPSEHSARAAFARPVLVRDGVYEHLRRAVLNGEIIPGERIGEVELGERLGVSRTPIREALMRLTQDGLLVAEANKGVRVRTVTAQEARDTYTVREELDGLAAALAAAAHSTADAQILREALDAVNASQSQDYRQQTRLDLNFHRTITVAAHNAALGDLARDLEQRVALIKHQTRTYNAHPETAAQHAAILGAVLDRDAVTAREAARAHVRTFGALVLQELGTGV; via the coding sequence ATGATTCCGTCTGAGCATTCTGCGCGTGCCGCGTTCGCGCGGCCTGTGCTGGTGCGGGACGGCGTCTATGAACACCTGCGCCGCGCCGTGCTGAACGGCGAGATCATCCCCGGCGAGCGCATTGGGGAGGTCGAACTGGGGGAGCGGCTGGGCGTGTCGCGCACGCCCATTCGTGAGGCCTTGATGCGCCTGACCCAGGACGGCCTGCTGGTGGCCGAGGCCAACAAGGGCGTGCGGGTCCGCACCGTCACCGCCCAGGAGGCGCGTGATACCTACACCGTGCGCGAGGAGCTGGACGGGCTGGCCGCCGCCCTGGCCGCCGCTGCCCACAGCACTGCCGACGCCCAGATTCTGCGGGAAGCGCTGGACGCCGTGAATGCCTCGCAATCGCAGGATTACCGCCAGCAGACCCGGCTGGACCTGAATTTCCACCGCACCATCACCGTGGCGGCCCACAACGCCGCGCTGGGCGATCTGGCGCGTGACCTGGAGCAGCGCGTGGCCCTGATCAAGCACCAGACCCGCACCTACAACGCCCACCCTGAAACGGCGGCCCAGCATGCCGCCATCCTCGGCGCCGTGCTGGACCGCGACGCTGTCACGGCCCGCGAGGCTGCCCGCGCTCACGTCCGGACCTTTGGCGCGCTGGTCCTGCAGGAACTGGGCACCGGGGTCTGA